Proteins encoded within one genomic window of Bacillus sp. F19:
- a CDS encoding sugar ABC transporter permease: MSKDKSKLEQSIIQREFYQKKSVFRQMKENKYWGLILSPYLFNQFILFPITVVIVILISFTSMDYSMKWDFNGWTNYRKVLADPKISMIFWNTIIFIISTLVIKMFLGFLIAVTTTYFMRNSRAGTLFRAIWLLPKVSPSVVEALLWTWIFSPTDKGILNMLLFEFNGSEPVAWLTEYPLLINVLLAGVMGTTITTIILSSAIQSIDPNLFRIAKIDGASDLTIIRRLILPHLRWPITFLTLWQGISLLTSYESILLLTDGGPNYHSEVWSLYSFHTAFSTLDFGYGSAISLYMLPIIFLIIFLAYKRFGFKKLMDGEK; the protein is encoded by the coding sequence ATGTCTAAAGATAAATCTAAGTTGGAACAATCAATCATCCAGAGAGAATTTTATCAAAAAAAATCAGTATTTCGTCAAATGAAGGAAAATAAATATTGGGGCTTGATCTTAAGCCCCTACCTCTTTAATCAATTTATCCTTTTTCCGATTACAGTTGTCATTGTCATTTTAATTTCTTTTACATCTATGGATTATAGTATGAAATGGGATTTTAATGGTTGGACCAACTATCGTAAAGTACTAGCCGATCCGAAAATCAGCATGATTTTCTGGAATACAATCATTTTTATTATTTCTACTTTAGTCATTAAGATGTTTCTAGGATTTCTCATTGCAGTGACGACGACTTACTTTATGAGAAACTCTAGAGCCGGTACTTTGTTCCGAGCTATTTGGTTATTACCGAAAGTGTCTCCGTCAGTCGTTGAAGCACTTTTGTGGACTTGGATTTTCAGTCCAACAGATAAAGGGATCTTGAATATGCTGTTATTTGAGTTTAATGGAAGTGAACCGGTTGCCTGGCTGACGGAATATCCATTATTAATCAATGTGTTGCTTGCAGGAGTTATGGGAACGACCATTACAACGATTATATTGTCTTCAGCGATTCAATCAATCGATCCAAATCTGTTTCGAATCGCTAAAATCGATGGAGCTTCCGATCTGACGATTATTCGTCGCTTGATCCTCCCGCATTTACGTTGGCCCATTACATTTTTAACCCTTTGGCAAGGAATCTCATTACTAACTTCATATGAATCTATCTTATTGTTAACGGATGGAGGTCCTAATTATCATTCAGAAGTATGGTCGCTATATTCCTTCCATACGGCGTTTTCCACATTAGATTTTGGATATGGATCAGCTATTTCATTGTATATGCTTCCAATTATTTTCCTAATTATCTTTTTAGCGTATAAGCGTTTTGGATTTAAGAAATTGATGGATGGAGAGAAATGA
- a CDS encoding MATE family efflux transporter: MKAIKNKHNQFSIFHLTWPIFLELFLFMLMGLMDTFMLSAVSDEAAAGVGAANQYIQIAILLLEVVGIGAAIVVAQYLGSRKFQEASQISALAITMNILLGLLISSYFIFFADELMSVLHVQGDVYNYASQYLFIVGGGIFLQALINVSAAIIRVHGATKQVMYVSFGMNIIHVILNYLLIFGTLGFPELGVKGAAISSIVSRLIILLVFIWMLYNTMEVRIQLHDYKNFSKDYVKKILSIGFPAAIEQVMYQACQLVFLFYATFLGAEALAARQYAMNISMFTYLFAAAIGMGTAIIVGRRVGANEKMEAYEQVWKSVKWAFGVTVLMVLLVAIFRYPLMDLFTDNPTVIEMGVSVLLLSVLLETGRTFNIVIINSLRAAGDAKFPVIVGGFSMVLGSLSLGYLFTFHFHMGLTGIWLAIAIDEWTRGIIMSFRWRSKKWEKYALVSTENKSAPTVGIESA; this comes from the coding sequence ATGAAAGCGATTAAGAATAAACATAATCAATTTTCAATTTTTCATTTAACATGGCCCATTTTTTTAGAGCTTTTTCTGTTCATGCTAATGGGTTTGATGGACACGTTTATGCTGAGTGCCGTTTCCGACGAGGCAGCAGCAGGGGTCGGCGCAGCGAATCAATATATACAAATTGCGATATTACTTTTAGAAGTGGTCGGCATCGGTGCAGCGATTGTTGTGGCACAGTACCTCGGCTCACGAAAATTTCAAGAAGCTTCACAAATTTCAGCACTTGCCATAACGATGAACATTCTACTTGGTTTATTGATCAGTAGTTATTTTATTTTTTTTGCAGATGAATTGATGTCCGTCTTACATGTACAAGGCGATGTATATAATTACGCATCTCAATATTTGTTCATCGTTGGTGGAGGGATCTTTCTTCAAGCACTGATTAATGTAAGTGCTGCGATTATTCGAGTACATGGTGCAACGAAACAAGTGATGTATGTCTCATTTGGTATGAACATTATTCACGTTATCTTGAACTATCTATTAATTTTTGGGACGCTTGGTTTTCCAGAACTTGGTGTGAAAGGTGCGGCGATATCATCCATTGTCAGTCGTTTGATTATACTACTTGTTTTTATTTGGATGCTGTACAATACGATGGAAGTTCGCATTCAATTACATGATTATAAAAATTTCTCTAAGGACTATGTGAAGAAAATACTATCAATTGGATTTCCTGCAGCAATTGAGCAGGTCATGTATCAAGCTTGTCAGTTAGTCTTTTTATTTTATGCCACTTTCTTAGGGGCAGAAGCTTTAGCTGCTCGGCAGTATGCGATGAATATTTCGATGTTTACGTATCTTTTCGCAGCCGCTATTGGCATGGGAACAGCAATTATCGTCGGGAGAAGAGTTGGGGCGAATGAAAAGATGGAGGCGTATGAACAAGTTTGGAAAAGTGTTAAATGGGCATTTGGAGTAACCGTTTTGATGGTTTTGCTCGTTGCCATCTTCCGTTATCCACTAATGGATTTGTTTACAGATAATCCAACAGTGATTGAAATGGGTGTTTCTGTCTTGTTGCTAAGCGTTCTTTTAGAGACTGGCCGCACCTTTAATATCGTTATTATTAACTCATTGAGAGCTGCAGGTGATGCAAAGTTTCCGGTCATTGTAGGCGGTTTTTCAATGGTATTAGGGAGTTTATCTTTAGGGTATTTATTCACCTTTCATTTTCACATGGGATTGACTGGCATTTGGCTCGCCATCGCAATCGACGAATGGACGAGGGGGATTATCATGTCTTTCAGATGGCGAAGTAAAAAGTGGGAAAAATACGCACTCGTCTCTACTGAGAATAAATCAGCTCCAACGGTTGGAATAGAGTCTGCCTAG
- a CDS encoding IS110 family transposase yields MNEFHKFYKEVEAEAEKPPIVILESTGHYHEPVVQFLEREEFVYIMINPIVSHGAKKSSMRKVKTDAIDASHLCELYYKEDLEPYQKKSVQILNLRNLTRQHDAITGSYVQMKLQFQTNLDQVFPEYKKVFGDT; encoded by the coding sequence CTGAATGAATTTCACAAGTTTTATAAAGAAGTAGAAGCTGAGGCCGAAAAACCACCTATTGTAATCTTGGAGTCTACAGGTCACTATCATGAACCAGTGGTACAATTCCTGGAAAGGGAAGAATTCGTTTATATCATGATAAATCCTATTGTTTCTCATGGAGCAAAGAAGTCGAGTATGAGAAAGGTGAAAACAGATGCCATTGATGCTTCTCATTTATGTGAGCTGTACTATAAAGAGGACTTAGAACCTTATCAAAAGAAAAGTGTTCAGATTTTAAATCTACGTAATTTGACTAGGCAACATGATGCGATAACGGGTTCCTATGTTCAAATGAAACTTCAATTTCAAACCAATTTAGATCAGGTATTTCCAGAGTACAAGAAGGTGTTTGGAGACACGTAG
- a CDS encoding carbohydrate ABC transporter permease produces the protein MMVPQMMNRKKEYFLKDQLTENWLKYCTILFITVMSLLLLCLYVGMVVYSLGEVKGGKITGFTFDNWDFLFSPNLVVGNNVYPGIWKIFSNTMIIAIGSMVLEVGISVLSGYALAKGSFPGKQFLIQSTLFSRIIPSITTLIASFYILKTVGLLDTMIGIILIKGFAEVGMSTWIMKGFFDEIPKHLDYASEIDGASMLKKFFKIYVPIVWPGIAAISLFAFLNGWGEYVIVSVFTFDEAKVTLPIILNTLLEQQSTGTVNYGMIMALATFYMLPAIALYLFSQKYISKMKV, from the coding sequence ATGATGGTACCTCAAATGATGAATAGAAAAAAGGAATATTTCTTGAAGGACCAGTTAACTGAAAATTGGCTGAAGTATTGTACCATCCTTTTTATTACAGTCATGTCTCTCTTACTGCTTTGCCTCTATGTCGGCATGGTGGTGTATAGCTTAGGAGAAGTAAAAGGTGGGAAAATTACTGGTTTCACATTCGATAACTGGGATTTTCTTTTCAGTCCAAATTTGGTGGTGGGGAATAATGTGTATCCAGGAATTTGGAAAATTTTCTCGAATACGATGATCATTGCAATTGGCAGCATGGTCCTAGAAGTCGGAATCAGTGTTCTATCTGGTTATGCTTTAGCAAAAGGCTCATTTCCTGGTAAGCAGTTTCTAATTCAATCAACATTATTTTCAAGAATTATTCCTTCAATTACGACGCTTATTGCAAGCTTTTACATTTTGAAAACGGTCGGTCTTTTAGATACGATGATTGGTATCATCTTGATTAAAGGATTTGCAGAGGTTGGTATGTCAACTTGGATTATGAAAGGCTTTTTTGATGAAATTCCGAAACATTTAGACTATGCTTCCGAAATTGATGGGGCTTCAATGTTAAAAAAGTTTTTTAAAATTTATGTTCCGATCGTTTGGCCTGGTATAGCAGCAATCTCTTTATTCGCTTTTTTAAACGGATGGGGAGAGTATGTCATCGTATCTGTATTTACATTTGACGAAGCAAAAGTAACATTACCAATCATCTTAAATACACTTTTAGAACAGCAATCAACAGGAACTGTTAATTACGGCATGATTATGGCATTGGCAACCTTCTATATGTTACCAGCTATCGCTTTGTATCTATTCTCTCAAAAATATATTTCCAAAATGAAAGTTTAA
- a CDS encoding acyl-CoA mutase large subunit family protein, with amino-acid sequence MEKIKQDNYQQWAKEYKNMRGVPAEQDLKYNLSGIPIKPIYTAHDIKEETLSYPGEYPYTRGLYPTMYRGRGWSRRQLIGLDTPERFNERQRELIKTGSNAISLIFCNSFYRGYDADEVDSLLVGTCGTPINTIEDMEIAFDQIPIDKISIALNDPIGFTGLAMLLVIADRRGIPYSKITGTSNQSDFISHFVANHMFYRISLDGSLKILLDHIKYTNKYVPNWNPVSIVGQHMQQAGATPAQALAFTISTGITYIEETLKQGLSIDTFAPRFTFFYDISISMFEEVAKFRAGRRIWAKLLKERFGAKDPRSMRFKFHGQTSGAELTRQQPLNNIVRVTIQAMAGILGGAQSLHTDSYDEALGTPIEQAARIAINTQNILAEESGIADVIDPMGGSYYLERLTDQMEEEVWGYIQKIDEMGGMLEAVRKGYVQKVIGESAEKYQRQVDSKHRVIVGVNKYQIDESEDKRPNLTRVDQKLIQKHLKRLENFKKRRDKSKVDEALSRIVAATNNDDLNIFAETISAIEAGCTHGEIIEKLRECYGFGHPNIV; translated from the coding sequence ATGGAGAAAATCAAACAAGATAATTATCAGCAATGGGCAAAAGAATATAAGAATATGAGAGGAGTTCCTGCAGAGCAAGACTTAAAGTATAACCTGTCAGGAATACCGATAAAACCAATTTACACTGCTCACGATATTAAAGAAGAAACACTGTCATATCCTGGGGAATATCCATATACTCGTGGTTTGTACCCTACAATGTATCGAGGCAGAGGGTGGAGTAGAAGACAATTAATAGGACTGGATACTCCTGAAAGATTTAATGAACGGCAAAGAGAATTAATAAAGACAGGGTCAAATGCTATAAGTTTAATATTTTGTAACAGTTTTTATCGAGGTTATGATGCCGATGAAGTGGATTCTCTTCTCGTTGGAACGTGCGGAACACCGATTAATACAATAGAGGACATGGAAATTGCTTTTGATCAGATCCCAATAGATAAAATCAGTATTGCTCTAAATGATCCAATCGGTTTTACTGGATTGGCAATGTTATTAGTCATAGCAGATCGTCGAGGGATTCCATATTCCAAAATAACAGGTACAAGTAACCAATCCGATTTTATATCACACTTTGTTGCTAACCATATGTTTTATCGTATTTCTCTTGATGGAAGTTTAAAGATTTTGTTAGACCACATAAAGTACACAAACAAATATGTTCCAAATTGGAATCCAGTGAGTATTGTTGGGCAACATATGCAACAGGCTGGTGCTACTCCTGCCCAAGCATTAGCATTTACGATTTCGACAGGTATTACTTATATAGAAGAAACATTAAAACAGGGATTATCTATTGATACTTTTGCACCTCGTTTTACATTTTTCTATGATATCAGTATTAGTATGTTCGAAGAAGTTGCAAAATTCCGTGCGGGACGACGAATATGGGCGAAGTTATTAAAGGAACGGTTTGGAGCAAAAGATCCACGCTCAATGCGGTTTAAATTTCATGGTCAAACATCTGGGGCTGAGTTGACTAGACAACAACCATTAAACAATATTGTACGAGTAACTATTCAAGCTATGGCAGGGATTCTTGGAGGTGCACAATCACTTCATACAGATTCATATGACGAAGCGTTAGGGACACCGATAGAGCAAGCAGCTAGAATTGCTATTAATACACAAAATATTTTAGCGGAGGAATCGGGTATTGCCGATGTAATTGATCCGATGGGCGGCTCATATTATTTAGAAAGATTAACAGATCAAATGGAAGAAGAAGTCTGGGGATACATTCAAAAAATTGATGAAATGGGCGGTATGTTAGAAGCAGTTAGAAAGGGTTATGTTCAAAAAGTCATAGGTGAATCAGCTGAAAAATATCAACGACAAGTTGATAGTAAACACAGAGTAATTGTTGGAGTAAATAAATATCAAATCGATGAGAGTGAAGATAAACGACCAAATCTTACAAGGGTAGATCAAAAACTAATTCAAAAACATTTAAAACGTTTAGAAAACTTCAAAAAAAGAAGAGATAAAAGCAAAGTTGATGAAGCTTTAAGTAGAATTGTAGCTGCAACAAATAATGACGATTTAAATATTTTCGCTGAAACAATTTCAGCTATAGAGGCAGGATGTACACACGGTGAAATAATTGAAAAACTAAGAGAATGTTACGGTTTTGGACACCCGAATATTGTTTGA
- a CDS encoding HAD family hydrolase yields the protein MWCVISDLDGTLLTGKQEISNETYDCITSYIEKGGYFTFATGRSLQSALPFIKQLNIQLPVILYNGARIYHPITKQYIYQQSIEAEKVQQVMDLYNELKKVKEVSMLAFDQNGAYYLDFNPYIERQVKKDGILAEKVTEQQIMRKEIIKLLFIDDPETIQFYLSFFHSFNTVNSEPELLEILPYNANKGIACEFLINYLQLSIDQLVTVGDNCNDVEMIRLAKYGVAVNNANLYVKKIAKHVTTQTNEENAIGELLNWLPKKINI from the coding sequence ATGTGGTGTGTAATTTCGGATTTAGATGGCACTTTATTAACAGGTAAGCAGGAAATTTCAAACGAGACGTATGACTGTATTACGAGTTATATCGAAAAGGGAGGCTATTTTACTTTTGCAACTGGCCGCTCTCTTCAAAGTGCCTTACCTTTTATAAAACAATTAAATATTCAACTTCCTGTTATTTTATACAATGGGGCGAGAATTTATCATCCCATCACCAAACAATATATTTATCAGCAATCAATTGAAGCAGAAAAAGTCCAACAAGTAATGGATCTATATAATGAGCTAAAAAAAGTGAAGGAAGTTAGTATGTTGGCATTTGATCAGAATGGAGCATACTATTTAGATTTTAATCCTTATATTGAAAGACAAGTAAAGAAAGATGGTATTTTAGCAGAGAAAGTGACAGAACAACAAATCATGAGAAAAGAGATTATAAAACTTTTGTTTATTGATGATCCAGAAACAATCCAGTTTTATCTATCATTTTTTCATTCATTTAATACTGTAAACTCTGAACCGGAATTGCTCGAAATACTTCCGTATAACGCAAATAAAGGTATAGCATGTGAGTTTTTAATTAACTATTTACAGCTATCAATCGATCAATTAGTCACGGTTGGTGATAATTGCAATGATGTGGAGATGATTCGTTTAGCAAAATACGGAGTGGCAGTGAACAACGCCAATTTGTATGTCAAAAAAATTGCTAAACATGTCACGACACAGACAAATGAAGAAAATGCAATTGGAGAACTGCTGAATTGGCTTCCAAAAAAAATAAACATTTGA
- the meaB gene encoding methylmalonyl Co-A mutase-associated GTPase MeaB → MEFLEIIDGIKSGNKRALARAITIVENNQENYLELVSKIYLSSGKAHIIGITGSPGTGKSTLVDKVASKLQMDGKSIAIIAIDPSSPFSNGAILGDRIRMSNSQKTPDIFVRSIASRGQVGGLSKSVRNIITLMDVFGYDCILIETVGSGQSEIEIMNLAHTTIVVTAPGLGDEIQAQKAGIMEIANLFVVNKADLPSAEITANQIQQMLHTESVIKRKKVPVLLTSALEDKGIVNLIEKIEVRWDEINKTGERARIENAHAKYKLTESLNEKFLSYIENEILNGAEWNDIFKQVIDRKINPECAASKLFTRFLKKESDV, encoded by the coding sequence TTGGAATTTTTAGAAATTATTGATGGTATTAAATCTGGTAATAAAAGAGCACTAGCAAGAGCAATAACAATCGTTGAAAACAATCAAGAAAATTATTTGGAGTTGGTTTCAAAAATATATTTGAGTTCAGGTAAAGCACATATTATTGGAATAACGGGCTCACCTGGCACAGGGAAAAGTACATTAGTAGACAAAGTTGCTTCCAAATTACAAATGGACGGAAAATCTATTGCAATAATAGCAATTGATCCTAGTAGCCCGTTTTCTAATGGTGCAATTTTAGGTGATAGAATACGAATGTCTAATTCTCAGAAAACGCCTGATATTTTCGTTAGAAGCATAGCGTCTAGAGGTCAAGTTGGCGGATTGTCCAAATCAGTTCGAAACATAATTACACTTATGGATGTCTTTGGGTATGACTGCATTTTAATAGAAACAGTTGGTTCAGGGCAGTCAGAAATAGAAATCATGAATTTGGCACATACAACGATAGTAGTTACTGCACCAGGTTTAGGGGATGAAATTCAGGCACAAAAAGCAGGTATTATGGAGATTGCCAATTTATTTGTAGTTAACAAAGCTGATTTACCAAGTGCTGAAATAACTGCTAACCAGATTCAACAAATGCTTCATACTGAATCAGTTATTAAGAGAAAGAAGGTACCAGTATTATTAACTTCTGCACTGGAAGATAAAGGAATAGTAAATCTTATTGAAAAAATTGAGGTAAGGTGGGATGAAATTAACAAAACAGGTGAAAGAGCAAGGATTGAAAACGCACATGCAAAGTATAAGCTAACAGAGAGTTTGAATGAGAAGTTTTTGAGTTATATAGAAAACGAAATATTGAATGGGGCTGAATGGAATGACATTTTTAAACAAGTAATTGATAGGAAAATAAACCCTGAATGTGCCGCTAGCAAATTATTCACCCGATTTCTTAAAAAGGAATCTGACGTTTGA
- a CDS encoding cobalamin-dependent protein (Presence of a B(12) (cobalamin)-binding domain implies dependence on cobalamin itself, in one of its several forms, or in some unusual lineages, dependence on a cobalamin-like analog.) has product MERPIKVLVTKIGLDGHDRGARVIASAFRNAGMEVIYTSPWQKLEDVVNITLQEDVDIVAISSLAYDHLIVPKLIEALQSEGLGDKKVLVGGIIPSEDEEMLLNAGVKKIFHPGDTLDSIVEYVENLMDKKSLK; this is encoded by the coding sequence ATGGAAAGACCGATAAAAGTTTTAGTAACAAAGATTGGATTAGATGGTCACGATAGAGGTGCACGTGTTATAGCCAGTGCATTTCGAAATGCAGGAATGGAAGTAATCTATACTAGTCCTTGGCAGAAGTTAGAGGATGTAGTAAATATCACTCTTCAGGAAGATGTAGATATTGTTGCCATTAGTTCTTTAGCATATGATCATCTAATTGTTCCTAAATTAATTGAAGCTCTGCAAAGTGAAGGGTTAGGGGACAAAAAAGTTCTTGTTGGAGGGATTATTCCAAGTGAAGATGAAGAAATGCTATTGAATGCTGGCGTTAAAAAGATCTTCCATCCAGGAGATACATTGGACTCTATTGTTGAATATGTAGAAAATCTCATGGACAAAAAAAGTTTGAAATGA
- a CDS encoding ABC transporter ATP-binding protein, producing MQIVLQEIYKYFDPKKPAVRDINLTIPSGKLTTFLGPSGCGKTTTMLMIAGLEKPSNGEIFFGDRNVKNVSPKLRNIGMVFQNSALYPSMTVEENIAFPLQNIKLSKNEIEPKVKKVLELVNMQGYENRKPHQLSGGQRQRVAIARALVKEPDLLILDEPLSALDASLRMKLREEIRKIQQQLGITTIMVTHDQEEAISMSDYIAVMKDGTLQQFSTASTIIQNPENWFVASFMGMPYMNRLECQYDYSSHSLVLSDYQKLLSFDTARIKPEKLKPKNRLIVGFRPHHADLYIEEPLDVLSLKGKVLYAEHTGRELMVTVELNDREKTTCKILCEEHLPICENLDVWIAIKNDQFIFESEGKQQNLQLTSFERKIGEVCGV from the coding sequence ATGCAAATAGTTTTGCAAGAAATTTACAAATATTTTGATCCAAAAAAGCCTGCCGTTCGAGATATAAATTTGACAATCCCATCAGGAAAATTGACGACGTTTTTAGGTCCATCAGGGTGTGGGAAGACAACGACAATGCTTATGATTGCAGGATTAGAAAAGCCATCTAATGGAGAAATCTTTTTCGGTGATCGCAATGTAAAAAACGTCTCTCCAAAACTTCGGAATATCGGAATGGTTTTTCAAAACTCTGCGTTGTATCCGAGTATGACCGTTGAAGAGAATATCGCATTTCCATTGCAAAATATAAAATTGTCGAAAAATGAGATTGAGCCAAAAGTAAAAAAAGTGTTGGAACTAGTAAACATGCAAGGCTACGAGAACAGAAAACCCCATCAATTATCTGGGGGACAAAGACAACGTGTTGCGATTGCTAGAGCATTAGTGAAGGAACCAGACTTACTTATTTTAGATGAACCTCTATCAGCCTTGGATGCTTCATTACGAATGAAGTTGAGAGAAGAAATACGTAAAATTCAACAACAGCTTGGAATTACGACGATCATGGTTACTCATGATCAAGAAGAAGCGATATCAATGTCTGATTATATTGCAGTCATGAAGGATGGGACATTGCAACAGTTTTCTACGGCATCGACTATCATCCAAAATCCAGAAAATTGGTTTGTTGCAAGCTTTATGGGAATGCCATATATGAACCGGCTTGAATGTCAGTATGATTATTCTTCCCATTCTCTTGTCCTGTCAGATTATCAAAAATTACTTTCATTCGATACGGCGAGAATTAAACCTGAAAAATTGAAACCGAAAAATAGACTAATTGTTGGCTTTAGACCCCATCATGCTGACCTGTATATAGAAGAGCCGTTGGATGTATTGAGTTTAAAAGGGAAGGTTTTGTATGCCGAACATACAGGAAGGGAATTGATGGTGACCGTTGAATTGAACGATCGAGAAAAGACAACTTGTAAAATCTTATGTGAAGAACATTTGCCAATCTGCGAGAACTTAGATGTTTGGATCGCAATCAAAAATGATCAATTTATCTTCGAGAGTGAGGGTAAACAGCAAAATCTTCAACTAACTAGCTTTGAAAGGAAAATAGGAGAAGTATGTGGTGTGTAA
- a CDS encoding thiolase family protein, whose protein sequence is MKEAVIVSYARTPIGRFGGVLKDLSAVNLGTIAISGVLERSKVSANDIDEVIMGVVWQAGQKANPARQAAIRAGISEEASAITINQQCSSGIRAIDMAADQIRLGKSKVVIAGGFESMSNVPYIDINGRWGYKRGSKSLEDGLYYDGLDDAFNGTHMGTTAETVGRNAALTREEVDAFALASQQKASRAIQKGRFVEEIIPIKLMTKIGEIVVEKDECPRLSTTYNDLQKLKPVFEINGISTAGNSPPLSDGASALVLMEKCYAIEKGYQIQGTIIDTVSIGVAPEIMGYGPVPAINKLLKRNKLTIDDIDLLEINEAFGAQALACIKEIKIPIKKVNVNGGAIALGHPPGNTGARLVGTLMTELRIKNKKLGIATLCAGGGPAIATLLRNG, encoded by the coding sequence GTGAAAGAAGCTGTAATTGTTTCTTATGCAAGAACACCTATAGGTAGGTTTGGTGGTGTTTTAAAAGACTTATCTGCAGTTAATTTGGGTACAATTGCAATTTCAGGAGTATTAGAGAGATCAAAAGTAAGCGCTAATGATATTGATGAAGTTATCATGGGGGTTGTATGGCAAGCAGGACAAAAAGCAAATCCAGCAAGACAGGCTGCAATTCGAGCAGGTATTAGTGAGGAAGCATCTGCAATAACAATTAACCAGCAATGTTCTTCAGGAATTCGTGCTATTGATATGGCTGCTGATCAAATTAGACTAGGAAAGTCTAAAGTTGTGATTGCAGGTGGTTTTGAAAGTATGAGTAATGTTCCCTATATTGATATTAATGGCCGATGGGGGTACAAACGAGGTAGTAAGAGTTTAGAAGACGGGCTTTATTATGATGGTTTAGACGATGCATTTAATGGTACTCATATGGGGACTACTGCTGAGACTGTAGGTAGAAATGCGGCTTTGACAAGAGAGGAAGTCGATGCATTTGCTTTAGCAAGTCAGCAAAAAGCTTCCAGGGCTATACAAAAAGGACGGTTTGTTGAAGAAATTATTCCGATTAAATTAATGACTAAGATTGGTGAGATTGTTGTTGAAAAAGACGAATGTCCTCGTCTTAGTACTACTTATAATGATTTGCAAAAATTGAAACCTGTTTTTGAAATTAACGGGATATCAACAGCAGGAAATTCCCCGCCATTAAGTGACGGTGCTTCTGCACTTGTACTAATGGAAAAATGTTATGCAATAGAAAAGGGGTATCAAATCCAAGGTACTATTATTGATACGGTCTCTATCGGGGTTGCTCCAGAAATTATGGGTTATGGACCAGTTCCAGCTATTAACAAATTATTAAAAAGAAACAAATTAACAATTGATGATATTGACTTATTAGAAATTAATGAAGCTTTTGGGGCTCAGGCTCTAGCTTGTATAAAAGAAATTAAAATTCCTATCAAAAAGGTCAACGTAAATGGTGGTGCAATTGCTCTTGGTCATCCGCCAGGGAATACTGGAGCAAGGTTAGTAGGTACCTTGATGACTGAGTTACGTATTAAAAATAAAAAGTTAGGAATCGCTACTTTATGTGCTGGAGGAGGACCTGCAATTGCAACATTATTAAGAAATGGGTGA